One genomic window of Paeniglutamicibacter sp. Y32M11 includes the following:
- a CDS encoding DUF503 domain-containing protein, with protein MWFGWIEFDLLLGDVHSLKAKRTVVRPILAEIRHRFEVSVAESGNQDLHRRAGLAAGLVAADAAHVIEVLDGIERLVAARPEVQLLSARRRLGSSEDE; from the coding sequence ATGTGGTTTGGATGGATCGAGTTCGACCTGCTGCTGGGCGATGTGCATTCACTCAAGGCGAAGCGCACCGTGGTGCGCCCGATACTCGCCGAGATCAGGCATCGGTTCGAGGTCTCCGTCGCGGAGAGCGGAAACCAGGACCTTCACCGGCGCGCAGGGCTGGCGGCGGGACTCGTCGCGGCGGACGCCGCGCACGTGATCGAGGTACTGGACGGCATCGAGCGCCTCGTCGCGGCACGCCCGGAAGTCCAATTGCTCAGCGCCCGCCGCCGCCTTGGATCCTCCGAGGACGAGTAG
- a CDS encoding L-lactate permease, with the protein MLALAAASPIVVAMTLFLARTKATTMAVYSLLTGVLVAIFFFPTPVGELLRAGAMFGPTILEVLLILFGGVLLSRITAETGAMDRISGWLRQSASNRQAGTVLVIFGLVPFAESVTGFGIGVTVGVPLLMQLGHSVKHSAILSLLGLVAVPWGALGPGTLVAADLAGLSLFDVGVRSALLTLPVVLGAGIAAWLVMRGESPKPGRLLAHLVGAAVLLNAGILVANLLMGTPPAGIIGSLLVLAVHLLSFKMGRSLVPAGRAVAVALLPYAVLTAGLLAARALSSPMEASLLKRTLSSGGIWLIVACLIAQYGSTSLGGGTSGLRARASLAYRSWVPVGIATGGFTILGALLAATGMGRELGAALAGIGAGYLVLGPVVSGLAGFISGSNTAANSMLAATQAQAATSMGSSVLQLVAVSNVTASMATMLAPSRILLAYEMAVIPVAAVPGPDAASPTEGEVTAWIAPRLGILLAVVCTLLGLITWVIH; encoded by the coding sequence ATGCTGGCATTGGCTGCCGCCTCCCCGATCGTGGTGGCCATGACCCTGTTTCTGGCCCGAACAAAGGCCACCACGATGGCCGTCTATTCCTTGCTCACCGGTGTCCTCGTAGCCATCTTTTTCTTCCCCACTCCTGTTGGAGAGCTCCTGCGGGCTGGAGCCATGTTCGGCCCCACCATTCTTGAAGTGCTGCTTATCCTCTTCGGCGGCGTGCTGCTCTCGCGCATCACCGCCGAAACCGGAGCCATGGACCGTATCTCAGGCTGGCTGCGCCAAAGCGCCTCAAACCGACAAGCTGGAACCGTGCTGGTGATCTTCGGGCTGGTTCCCTTCGCCGAGTCGGTGACGGGGTTCGGAATCGGTGTCACCGTGGGCGTCCCGCTGCTGATGCAACTGGGGCATTCGGTGAAGCACTCGGCGATCCTGAGTCTGCTCGGACTCGTGGCCGTTCCCTGGGGAGCGCTGGGCCCGGGAACGCTGGTGGCAGCGGATTTGGCCGGACTTTCCCTCTTCGACGTGGGTGTCCGCTCCGCGCTGCTGACCCTGCCGGTGGTGCTCGGTGCGGGAATCGCCGCGTGGCTCGTGATGCGCGGGGAATCGCCCAAACCCGGTCGGCTGCTGGCGCACTTAGTGGGCGCCGCGGTGCTGCTCAACGCGGGAATCCTGGTCGCCAACTTGCTCATGGGCACCCCGCCGGCGGGCATCATCGGCTCGCTGCTGGTGTTGGCCGTGCACCTGTTGAGCTTCAAGATGGGCCGGTCGCTGGTGCCGGCCGGCCGCGCGGTCGCGGTGGCCTTGCTGCCCTACGCGGTGCTGACCGCGGGTCTGCTGGCGGCTCGCGCGCTCAGCTCTCCGATGGAAGCCTCCCTGCTCAAGCGCACACTCAGCAGCGGCGGGATCTGGCTGATAGTGGCCTGCCTTATCGCCCAATACGGTTCCACCTCCCTGGGCGGCGGAACCTCCGGCCTGCGCGCCCGCGCCTCCCTGGCCTACCGCAGCTGGGTTCCGGTGGGAATCGCCACCGGTGGATTCACCATTCTGGGCGCGCTGCTCGCGGCCACCGGCATGGGCCGGGAACTGGGGGCGGCGCTGGCAGGGATCGGTGCCGGCTATCTGGTCCTGGGGCCGGTCGTCAGCGGATTGGCTGGATTCATTTCCGGGTCCAACACCGCGGCAAACTCCATGCTGGCGGCAACGCAGGCGCAGGCGGCCACCTCCATGGGCTCATCGGTGCTGCAGCTCGTCGCGGTCTCCAACGTCACCGCGTCGATGGCCACCATGCTGGCGCCCTCGAGGATCCTGCTGGCCTACGAAATGGCGGTCATTCCCGTCGCCGCGGTCCCCGGCCCGGACGCGGCGTCGCCCACCGAGGGGGAGGTTACCGCATGGATTGCCCCGCGGCTCGGCATCCTCCTGGCCGTTGTCTGCACCCTGCTGGGACTAATCACCTGGGTGATCCACTAG
- a CDS encoding DUF4383 domain-containing protein → MASTHTNTHRSLVQYVALAVGAVFLLVGVLGFIPGITSNTEHLGMAGHHSGSMLLGIFQVSVLHNVVHLLFGVLGVTLWRSAATAKTFLVVGGIVYLILGFYGVFIDQASAANFVPVNTADNVLHFALGVGMAGLGLALGRNLTPARRIA, encoded by the coding sequence ATGGCCTCGACACACACGAACACACACCGTTCCCTAGTGCAATACGTTGCACTGGCCGTCGGCGCGGTATTTCTGCTGGTTGGTGTCCTGGGATTCATTCCCGGCATCACTAGCAATACCGAACACCTAGGGATGGCCGGACACCACTCCGGCTCAATGTTGCTTGGCATCTTCCAGGTCTCGGTCCTTCACAACGTTGTCCACCTACTCTTCGGTGTCCTTGGAGTCACCCTGTGGCGCAGCGCAGCAACGGCAAAGACCTTCTTGGTTGTCGGGGGTATTGTCTACCTGATCTTGGGCTTCTACGGAGTCTTCATTGACCAGGCCAGTGCCGCAAACTTCGTCCCTGTCAACACCGCAGATAACGTCCTGCACTTCGCGCTGGGCGTGGGCATGGCCGGACTCGGCCTGGCCTTGGGTAGGAACCTGACCCCGGCCCGCCGTATCGCCTAG
- a CDS encoding helix-turn-helix domain-containing protein: protein MDTEQRAFDVMSPDCPSRSIMQRMGDKWTPLVFLALEAGPRRFSALRQDIGGVTPKVLTQTLRSLERDGLLTRTIYPEVPPRVEYELTELGATLLGPLEIVRDWAQGHAEKIIRARLNYDEISEG, encoded by the coding sequence ATGGATACTGAGCAGCGGGCCTTTGACGTCATGAGCCCGGACTGCCCCTCGCGCTCGATCATGCAGCGCATGGGGGACAAGTGGACGCCGTTGGTGTTCCTTGCCCTTGAAGCGGGACCCCGCAGGTTCTCAGCGCTACGGCAGGACATTGGCGGCGTCACACCCAAGGTTCTCACCCAAACCTTGCGCTCCCTAGAACGTGACGGGTTGTTGACCCGGACGATTTATCCCGAGGTGCCGCCGCGGGTGGAATATGAACTCACCGAACTCGGTGCCACCTTGCTGGGACCCCTTGAAATCGTTCGAGACTGGGCGCAGGGGCATGCGGAAAAGATCATTCGTGCCCGGCTCAATTACGACGAAATCAGCGAGGGTTAA
- a CDS encoding NAD(P)-dependent oxidoreductase — protein MKIAVYGATGMVGSQLVTEAAKRGHQVTAVSRTGREVAGASSNAAAQLGDAAAYRALAAENDVVIFSVPPSRTGESHQPFIDAHEAISETLVPARVFIVGGAGATEVDGVRLFNIPGFPEEYKPEARTMGEVLDLYTSASGLDWTMLAPAPVIAPGEPTGNIALGNDSPAGDHVSTGDFAVAALDEIETPAHQHRRFTVASA, from the coding sequence ATGAAGATTGCCGTATACGGAGCCACCGGAATGGTCGGTAGCCAGCTTGTCACCGAAGCCGCCAAGCGTGGCCACCAGGTCACAGCCGTCTCCCGCACCGGCCGCGAGGTTGCCGGAGCATCCTCGAACGCCGCCGCGCAGCTCGGGGACGCCGCTGCATACCGGGCCCTTGCCGCTGAAAATGATGTGGTTATCTTCTCGGTTCCGCCATCGCGCACCGGTGAATCCCACCAGCCTTTCATCGATGCCCACGAGGCAATCTCCGAGACCCTCGTGCCTGCACGCGTATTTATCGTCGGCGGTGCCGGCGCAACCGAGGTTGACGGCGTCCGTCTCTTCAACATCCCGGGCTTCCCCGAGGAGTACAAGCCAGAGGCCCGCACCATGGGTGAGGTCCTTGACCTCTACACCTCGGCCTCGGGCCTTGACTGGACCATGTTGGCACCGGCACCGGTCATCGCACCGGGTGAGCCGACTGGGAATATTGCCTTGGGCAACGATTCCCCTGCCGGAGATCACGTGAGCACCGGCGACTTCGCCGTTGCCGCATTGGATGAGATCGAGACTCCGGCGCACCAGCACCGCCGCTTCACGGTCGCCAGCGCCTAA
- a CDS encoding ABC transporter substrate-binding protein, whose product MNYVRPKATRLFSAAAAVAAALVLAGCAPASPAPESGSEAGSEAGTPVTGGTLVYASGDAEPTCLDPHVGGNYPQALVASQYLETLYTKDASGQLIPWLAEDSTVSEDGLLRTLKIREGISFTDGTALDAAAVKANFEHLLDPETASSTGFLALGKIASMKVVNTTTLELTLSTPDSSLLESFSMPWVAIESPTALKRSQEDNCAAPVGTGPFKVESWKKQDAVNLVRNADYVQPVATEGHDGAAYLDAITWRFIPEAATRYAALQSGEVQIIDNAQPDTIAAAAKTQTIKHLDAPRPGASNRIELNSSKAPFNDASVREAFIHAVNVDASIDSLFFGTAPRSYSPLSSAEPLAYSAESLFAYDPAKASELLDAAGWSERDAEGYRVKDGTRLTLTFPVSTSQSIPAEQSLFEQLQATAKESGFDVKIKLLDLSSWYGELFKNDYNLVSAPYTKVGPSVLSVLFHSDSTIPAPSGYFANLSQVKDPSLDALLDTAGSTKDEAERKDLYSQAQKKVLEGYYLLPLYDQQNHFLYSEKLRNVGATTAVATPTFFDSWLAN is encoded by the coding sequence ATGAATTACGTTCGCCCCAAGGCAACCAGACTATTCTCGGCCGCAGCGGCCGTAGCCGCAGCGCTTGTGCTCGCTGGCTGCGCCCCGGCTTCCCCGGCTCCCGAGTCCGGCAGCGAAGCCGGCAGCGAAGCCGGCACCCCGGTCACCGGCGGCACCCTGGTTTACGCCTCCGGCGATGCCGAACCCACCTGCCTAGATCCGCACGTGGGTGGCAACTATCCCCAAGCATTGGTCGCCTCTCAATATTTGGAGACGCTTTACACCAAGGACGCCTCCGGACAGCTGATCCCATGGCTCGCCGAAGACTCCACCGTCTCGGAAGATGGGCTGCTGCGTACCCTGAAGATCCGTGAGGGAATCAGCTTCACCGATGGCACTGCGCTTGACGCTGCCGCCGTGAAAGCGAACTTCGAGCATCTGTTAGATCCAGAGACAGCTTCTTCCACCGGTTTCCTTGCCTTGGGCAAGATCGCATCGATGAAGGTCGTTAACACCACGACGCTGGAACTCACGCTCTCGACCCCCGATAGCTCGTTGCTCGAATCCTTCTCAATGCCTTGGGTTGCGATCGAATCTCCGACCGCGCTGAAGCGCAGCCAGGAAGATAACTGCGCAGCTCCGGTGGGAACCGGTCCGTTCAAGGTTGAATCCTGGAAGAAACAGGATGCGGTTAATCTGGTGCGCAACGCCGACTACGTCCAGCCGGTGGCCACCGAGGGACATGATGGCGCAGCCTACCTGGACGCCATCACTTGGCGCTTTATCCCCGAGGCAGCCACCCGCTACGCCGCATTGCAGTCCGGCGAGGTGCAGATTATCGACAACGCCCAGCCAGACACCATCGCCGCTGCGGCTAAAACTCAGACCATCAAGCACTTGGATGCCCCGCGTCCCGGAGCGTCGAACCGCATTGAGCTGAACTCCTCCAAGGCCCCGTTCAACGACGCATCGGTCCGCGAGGCCTTCATCCATGCGGTGAACGTGGATGCGAGCATCGATTCGCTCTTCTTCGGGACCGCGCCACGTTCCTATTCCCCGCTCTCCAGCGCCGAACCACTGGCCTACTCCGCGGAATCTCTCTTCGCTTATGACCCCGCCAAGGCCTCCGAACTCCTCGATGCGGCCGGCTGGAGTGAACGCGATGCCGAGGGCTACCGCGTTAAGGACGGCACTCGTCTGACTTTGACCTTCCCGGTCAGCACCAGCCAGTCGATCCCCGCCGAGCAATCACTCTTTGAGCAATTACAAGCTACCGCCAAGGAATCGGGCTTTGACGTCAAGATCAAGCTGCTTGACCTCTCCAGCTGGTACGGAGAATTGTTCAAGAATGACTACAACCTCGTCTCGGCCCCCTATACCAAGGTTGGCCCGAGCGTATTGAGCGTGCTGTTCCACTCCGACTCCACGATTCCCGCACCATCTGGCTACTTTGCGAACCTGTCCCAGGTCAAGGACCCGAGCCTTGATGCGCTGTTAGACACTGCCGGTTCCACCAAGGATGAGGCAGAACGCAAGGATCTGTACTCGCAGGCTCAGAAGAAGGTGCTCGAGGGGTACTACCTCTTACCGCTGTATGACCAGCAGAACCACTTCCTTTATTCGGAAAAGCTGCGCAACGTCGGAGCCACCACAGCCGTAGCGACTCCTACCTTCTTTGATTCGTGGCTGGCTAACTAA
- a CDS encoding ABC transporter permease, with amino-acid sequence MSTSTIARQRLAPILGRTARWVLGKLGGGIFVLWAVATAIFFGIRMIPGDPAEAIMGGPGSQASAEALAAARAEYGLDQPLYVQYFSQLWRLATGDMGTSYSLKTPVAEVLGELIPPTLVLAVLALVVAWALALVLAVISTRSGAVGTAIASGLEIVSAAVPHFWLASVLIMLFATALGWLPPVSTSTPAGLVLPVITLALPLAGFLGQVMRDTMARAQRSAFALSARARGESEIGVLLRHSLRHAALPGIALSGWAFGSLLSGAVVVESIFARPGLGRSLLSAVTARDIPLVTGVALISAAAYVVIMALSDIAERLADPRIQAS; translated from the coding sequence ATGAGTACATCCACCATCGCGCGCCAGCGGTTAGCCCCGATTTTGGGGCGGACCGCTCGCTGGGTGCTGGGCAAGCTGGGTGGGGGCATCTTCGTGTTGTGGGCAGTGGCCACCGCGATCTTCTTTGGCATCCGCATGATTCCCGGAGACCCTGCCGAAGCGATCATGGGCGGGCCAGGGTCCCAAGCCTCGGCCGAGGCATTGGCTGCTGCGCGCGCCGAATACGGTCTGGATCAGCCGCTCTACGTTCAGTACTTCTCGCAACTATGGCGCTTGGCCACCGGGGACATGGGTACCTCCTATTCGCTCAAGACCCCGGTGGCCGAGGTACTCGGTGAGCTGATTCCGCCCACCCTAGTCCTTGCGGTACTCGCCCTGGTGGTGGCCTGGGCGTTGGCGTTGGTATTAGCGGTAATCTCCACGCGCAGCGGTGCGGTGGGGACGGCCATCGCCTCGGGGCTGGAGATCGTTTCGGCCGCGGTACCGCATTTTTGGCTGGCCAGTGTGCTGATCATGCTCTTTGCCACGGCACTGGGCTGGCTCCCACCGGTGAGCACCAGCACGCCGGCAGGACTAGTTTTACCGGTGATCACCTTGGCCCTACCGTTAGCTGGTTTCTTGGGTCAGGTCATGCGCGACACCATGGCCCGTGCCCAACGCTCGGCCTTTGCCCTCTCGGCGCGAGCTCGAGGTGAGTCGGAGATCGGAGTCCTGCTGCGCCATTCCCTGCGCCACGCAGCACTGCCGGGCATCGCGCTTTCCGGCTGGGCCTTTGGTTCCCTGCTCTCCGGTGCGGTAGTTGTTGAATCCATCTTCGCCCGCCCCGGGCTGGGACGTTCCCTGCTCTCGGCTGTCACCGCCCGAGACATTCCCCTAGTCACCGGTGTCGCGCTGATCTCGGCTGCCGCCTATGTGGTGATCATGGCTCTCTCGGATATCGCAGAACGCCTCGCCGACCCAAGAATCCAAGCTTCATGA
- a CDS encoding ABC transporter permease: MSTPKPQLSLGDPLLTPRPAPRAPRGGGRMLRIVARLPLIISAAVLAFFVLSAIAPQILAPFDPLAINPVDAFSGPGAGHLLGTDESGRDIYSRIIHGSRDSLLIGAAATAIGLFLALVLGTIAGFGSRWMDSWVGRILEVLFSLPGLLLALVFIALAGPGVGTTVVAVGLTTAPGYARMIRAQIIALCSSPMVEAATVLGRSPARILTTHILPNALAPIAVLGTLGLGQAVVWAASLSFLGLGSPPPAPEWGAMLSAGRTYLALAWWMTFFPGLAIVLVAAASTVLSRTLSPGAKR, translated from the coding sequence ATGAGCACCCCGAAACCACAACTGAGTCTGGGCGATCCCCTGCTCACCCCACGCCCGGCGCCCCGCGCGCCTAGGGGTGGCGGCCGAATGCTGCGCATCGTTGCCCGGCTGCCGCTGATCATTTCGGCAGCCGTGTTGGCCTTTTTTGTCCTTTCGGCCATCGCACCGCAAATACTAGCCCCCTTTGATCCGCTGGCCATCAACCCCGTTGATGCGTTTTCCGGCCCCGGTGCCGGCCATCTGCTCGGCACCGACGAATCTGGGCGTGACATTTATTCACGGATCATCCATGGTTCCCGGGACTCGCTGCTCATCGGTGCCGCGGCCACGGCCATCGGACTTTTCCTGGCGCTGGTGCTGGGCACCATCGCCGGATTTGGTTCACGCTGGATGGACAGCTGGGTAGGACGCATCCTCGAAGTGCTGTTTTCGCTGCCCGGATTGTTGCTGGCCTTGGTATTTATTGCGTTGGCCGGACCCGGAGTGGGGACCACCGTGGTGGCGGTGGGATTGACCACCGCACCGGGTTATGCGCGGATGATCCGTGCGCAGATTATTGCGCTGTGCTCCTCCCCCATGGTGGAGGCCGCCACGGTGCTTGGCCGCTCCCCGGCGCGTATCCTCACCACGCATATCCTGCCCAATGCACTGGCCCCGATTGCTGTGCTGGGCACCTTGGGATTGGGCCAGGCGGTCGTCTGGGCTGCGTCGCTGAGCTTCTTGGGACTTGGCTCACCACCACCGGCACCCGAATGGGGAGCCATGCTCTCCGCCGGTCGCACCTACTTGGCATTGGCCTGGTGGATGACGTTCTTCCCCGGTCTGGCGATCGTGCTGGTGGCAGCCGCCTCCACCGTGCTTTCCCGTACCCTCAGCCCAGGAGCCAAACGATGA
- a CDS encoding ABC transporter ATP-binding protein, whose protein sequence is MSNPTPILEVKKLSVAFGNSEVVSDVSFTLTPGECLALVGESGSGKSVTARSLIGLAGPGSTVHAESLGIGGRDVRGLSQRAWRTIRGAQVGFILQDALSSLDPLRLVGKEIDDALRLHSTGSGSQRAARVVQLLESVGLDDPVTRAGQRSGELSGGMRQRALIASAIALDPMLIIADEPTTALDATIAAAVLDLLGTLRNSGSAMLLISHDLAAVASVADSIAVMQDGHIVEYGSRDQILYDPQHPYTRALLAAVPAGKPRFTKLSPAVPANSSPVLRAPEATPELTSVEHSPVLVARGLSKSFAVAGADSFPAVSHVDFELHPGQTLGVVGESGSGKTTTARMALGLLAPDSGTVTLFGEPWSSIPEAQRRARRSSLGAIYQDPLASFDPRLSTGALLADALSQGSTRNPRNYRDKIAELLDMVGLDPVLASRNPTTLSGGQRQRLAIARALAPNPRVLICDEPVSALDVSVQAQVLDLLDELQQRLGLSYLLISHDLSVIRHMSDQVVVMRAGAVMESGATELVFSNPQHEYTRSLLAAAPTMVPGRSA, encoded by the coding sequence ATGAGCAATCCGACTCCGATCCTTGAGGTCAAAAAGCTCTCCGTGGCCTTCGGCAATTCCGAAGTCGTCTCCGATGTCTCTTTCACGCTTACCCCCGGCGAATGTCTGGCGTTGGTGGGTGAATCGGGGTCTGGAAAATCTGTCACCGCGCGTTCGCTCATCGGGTTGGCGGGTCCCGGGTCCACGGTGCACGCAGAGAGTCTGGGAATCGGTGGACGAGATGTTCGAGGACTCAGCCAACGCGCTTGGCGCACGATTCGCGGCGCTCAGGTTGGATTCATCCTGCAGGATGCGCTGAGCTCACTGGATCCATTGCGGCTCGTTGGCAAGGAAATTGATGATGCCCTGCGCCTGCATTCAACGGGTTCCGGGTCACAACGGGCGGCACGTGTTGTTCAACTGCTTGAATCGGTGGGTCTGGATGACCCCGTGACCAGAGCCGGACAACGCTCCGGGGAACTATCCGGAGGCATGCGCCAGCGTGCCCTGATTGCCTCCGCGATTGCCCTTGACCCGATGTTGATCATTGCCGATGAGCCGACCACAGCGTTAGACGCAACGATTGCCGCCGCGGTGCTGGATCTGTTGGGTACGTTGCGTAACTCCGGCTCGGCCATGCTCTTGATTAGTCACGACCTTGCGGCCGTGGCTTCCGTCGCCGATTCCATCGCGGTGATGCAGGACGGGCACATCGTGGAGTATGGCTCCCGGGATCAGATTCTTTATGATCCGCAGCATCCCTATACCCGGGCTCTGTTGGCCGCAGTTCCCGCCGGCAAGCCCCGCTTCACCAAGCTATCCCCCGCAGTCCCGGCCAACAGCTCACCGGTTCTCCGCGCACCGGAAGCGACTCCGGAGCTGACCTCCGTAGAGCACTCACCGGTATTAGTCGCACGGGGCCTGTCCAAAAGCTTTGCCGTTGCCGGGGCTGATTCCTTCCCTGCGGTGTCACATGTGGACTTTGAGCTACACCCCGGGCAGACGCTGGGAGTGGTGGGCGAATCGGGTTCGGGCAAAACCACCACGGCACGCATGGCACTGGGACTGTTGGCACCGGATAGCGGAACCGTGACACTTTTTGGTGAGCCCTGGTCGTCAATTCCCGAGGCTCAGCGCCGCGCACGCCGCTCCTCCTTGGGCGCCATCTATCAGGATCCGCTGGCCTCCTTCGACCCGCGACTATCGACCGGCGCGTTGTTGGCGGACGCGTTGAGTCAGGGCAGCACGCGCAATCCCCGCAACTATCGGGACAAGATCGCCGAGCTGCTGGACATGGTGGGCTTAGATCCGGTGCTCGCTTCGCGGAACCCCACAACGCTCTCCGGAGGGCAGCGTCAGCGGCTGGCGATCGCCCGCGCCCTGGCTCCAAATCCCCGGGTGCTGATCTGTGATGAGCCGGTTTCCGCCCTTGACGTTTCCGTGCAGGCCCAGGTCCTTGACCTACTGGATGAGTTACAGCAACGTCTGGGGCTGAGCTACCTTTTGATCTCCCACGATCTGTCGGTCATCCGGCACATGAGCGATCAGGTGGTGGTGATGCGTGCCGGTGCGGTGATGGAATCGGGAGCCACCGAGTTGGTTTTCAGCAACCCGCAACACGAATACACGCGTTCGTTGCTCGCCGCAGCGCCAACGATGGTGCCCGGCCGCTCAGCCTAA